CTTAATGATTTTATGAATAATAACAGCAACATCGATCAATActttaaaaaaatatgtttcCGTTTAAAAGTATGAGATTTCCTTTCATGTACTTAGCATTCACCCACGTAAAAATTGCTTACACTAAATAATACGTCCCCTGAAAATATTTCACTTCTATCTAATACACCTTCCAAACTTAATACTTCTATAAGTTTTAATTTAAAGGAaaagtttcaaagaattaatttaaattaatttttttagtttaattcttttctaatatttgtatttattaatattacataatatattatgtatatagtatataatacgTGTATTTACTAATAGTTTTCAAGATATTTATGTTTGATATCAGGTATGAAAGTATGCACCTTTGAAGTGATCAAACGCAAAGATACTGTCCAAACATACTTAACGGATTTAATTTTTGAattgtttaatttttaagaCGCTCATATTCAATTTACAGAAATTCAGAGAAGACTATTCAATACTAgttgaaaaatataatacatattacaATGTATTAAAGCTATTAATTGAAGATTTGATAAGTATATGTTcgtatttttcaaaaaatatagATACATATTGCTTAAGTAATACAACATGTATTAGTAAAGATTAATAGGAATTTTTAATGCACTGTGGTTAtgtatttaataacaaaaagaaCTATAAAATAGATGCACGAATTTTCATGAGTTTAATTATAAATCACAGGATTGCTTTTTTGCCTTTTTCGTTGCTTGCGTTCATACTTgaatataatatcttaaatatttaaTCAGCTATACTTTCGAAACTGTCTAGAGAAAATTCCAACGAGTACTTTTGCTTGCAGAAAATAACGAACGAGTAGTAATACGCCAGTGTTCTACACTGAACGTCGATGAAGGAGACATCACCGATGGTCCTTGCAGCACTACAATGACTTCAGGTCGAAACATAATCGAGTCCTGCCATATTTGTAGTACTGACCTCTGCAATTCCGCGACGGGCGTGTCGATTACGCAATCGCTGTTCATCATTGCTCTAGCCATTATCGGCTATCGTTCTCTCCAATCGAAATACGGTATTCTTTAACATAGCGACATACAAGCCAGTAAATAAAAATCGTTACTTTTAGAGAGCAATTATCCGAAAGAGCGCCATTTTAAACGACCCTAAATTCAAACGCGATTAGTGTTCCgcaaataaattttattgacCACTCGTTACCTTTATGTCCTTATCATTTTCTTGTACTATAAGTACAATTTGGCCAACTTATCGATTAATTAGTTAAAAGAATTGCTGTTCTGAAAGCGTAAGACAGTTTAAAATCTTATTAGCGTAACGAATAGTGTCATGTTAAAATGGTTCTACGTAATCGGGATCAGTTCGTTAAGATTTTATAGTTAGGCATACCTCGTTAGTCGCGTACTAATTGTAAGTAGAACGGTTGACATATATCACAGTAGTTGCGTAACTGTGCTGAAAGCTTTACTTAATTTCTAATCGTCTATTTAATTACTATATCTTCGTACAAAACTACTCTAAATAAAATTAACACTTTTGTACAATTTGTGTATATAAATTCAACACGTATGGCGTGATTGTACAATAAAGAATTATTAATTTGAATTATCCTCTGCCTGTCGTGATCATACTCTCGCGTCACAATTAGTAAGAATTCTTTGATCGATTGATTGAAATATTCTTCATATTACACgcaaatctgtataaataaactGCTTTCTCCCATTTTTATCTAATTTTGGGCTAAGATTCGTTGTTATATGTCTTTTCAATCTTGCGTTTACTTGCAATTTCTTTCGTTATGACGTTACTTtaagattaaaaaaaattacTAACAAGTAAAAAAAATTAGCTTATCAGGTATCCGTCCAATGTATAGGATAATCcaaaatttttctttcattccgCGCTTAGCGAATGTCTGATTAAATTAACATTTTGTTATATATGTACCattaaaattctattacttAATTAGATTTGTAAACTATATTGCGCATTGTGAATAAATTTGCTTTCGTTGTTGatcatttcttttattattaggATAAAGTACAATCGTCTTGTCctttgtaatttataaaaattataaaatccaCTGTATTTGAATTTACACGTTCCCTTACTGTTTAAATCTTTGCCTGTAcatttattttgtatatattacGAGATATTTTTATCGACTCACATAGTTTTCGGTGATAGTCCTAAAATCTCCATATTTTTATGCTgctattttctatttaaaaaaaagcaaTAGATCACGCATTATAACAATCTAtgttatgaaaataaaaattttatttgatgATAAAAGTTccatatttatttctttgaacGTAGTTGAACATATGAAgtcatatttatttcaaatgACAGCGTATAACAGAAAAGAATGTATATAGACATCAAATCAAAGAATCATCGTATAGGTTATCCCAATCTCGATTTACATTTCATCATCTGATTGACATTACATTTTCTATCTACATTTCTAACTACATATCGATGAATGTGTTACcaaaacgacatttttaataacTCCTTTATTTACTAACTATCAAGGTAAGCTTTAATTCCTTTAAACAGAATCGACGTTACGAATCTTTACATTAATTTTTTAACACGCGTTTCTCAATTCCTATCCGAGAAACTTTTTCTATCAAAATTCCCCACGAGTGGTACGATATCTGGTGCCAAAGAACTGGTCATATCCGATCTATTATTGAGATTAATGTTCGCTTAACCATTATTTCGAAAAACGGCTCCGTTATCATTTTATACCTTTATTGTATgtagactgcgaatttttatgcagatTCGTGTTTTCGGGAATATAATCAGAGAAATAAAATCTCCATAGAAAATTGTCTTACCTaacgaatattataaaaagcacagtaatttaaatgttttatatattttttcgtatcATGCGCATTCCGTGTAATATCgcactttcaaattttttatgaaggcataaaaatccacaatcTAGTTACATCcttcaaacaaaatatttatGCTCCTGCGATGTCCCTCCCACATAGGATAAGCTGGTATCGTTCAGTGAAAGAAGTTTGCGATACACTGTGGTTGGATCACGATTTTTTCCTTCTCCGAAATGCACATCGATCCAATGCGATTTTCACACAATCAATTATCCGCCAAATAATCCCTTTGCACCGGAGGTCGAAATAACTCGCTTTGGACAAGGCATGTATCTCATGATGCAATGACGCTTTGACCGAAATACCTCGCACCTACGTTCTTCGACGTTTACAACGGAATATCGTTCGTCATCGGTCGCTTTTGGTTATGATAATGCTATTTCTGCTAGTTTGTAAATTGAGAGAACTGAGTTTAAAGTTTATTCAGAAATTTAGTATCATCGCGTGGAGTTAGGACTTAAAAGAATTGAATATTTGTTGCTTtctaaatagaatttttatcatattATCGTAAGTTTGTGTCGTTTATACCATTGAGGTATATGTGCGTTtgttaattacattttttttaaagATAGGGTTAGACACGTGTTCGTAATTGTTAGAAAGAAGAACCCGATATAATCTACATCAACTTTCATAAAATGAAGAACTGATAGCCTGTGTCAGGATATCATCGTTAGATTACAaatgtttatataaattcaAGTATTTTTATTAACGTAACTAAAGAAATGAAATCTAGACATAGAGATTTGTCTcatcgtatatacatatatatatatatatatatatatatatatatatatatatatatatatatatatatatatatatatatcacaactcgtattttattttaaatattttctataatttgcATGTTATCAATCTTTTTGCACATATAgattgaaatttttcataaacgtATAAACACCTGCAGTCTAGTTACTACTTTTTGAATTGAATTTTATAACAGTTAACGTTTAATAATTGTCAATAAAATAACACTGAGAatgaatatatttctatatttataatataaaaaatatatttatagatatatttcTATATCTATAATAATTAAGAGGTATTAGAATTAATTCTTGTTTTCGATTCTTTTATTTGATCATGGAAATTGTCATTCTTCTATCCTTTTCTACCTACATATCTTAAATGATCcatattattatttccttatgttAGCCATTAAATAGGACCAGGAAACTCGGTTAGATCACATATTTTAGACGTTCCACgcaataattgtaataattcgCTGCACAAAATTCCAGGGAAtaataattagaatttatttcgCGTAtgtacaaaattctattttaccgAATATAGGAATATAATGTGTTACATATGTACGTTTGGATCTCGTTGTTTGCGGTTCGCGTACATaacttaataaatatttttctaattcgTATTCTAACGTTTCTATGCAATTACATTTATACACACTAGTAATTATATAGATTCGTTACACGGTATTTGACTTTGAAGATACATATCCTAGAAGAAACAATGAAACACGGGTAATGAATATAATGATCTAACTGCTCTGACGAAAAAGAAGTAACAGCGTCGATTACTGAGAATTATATTTTCTAGATTGTTAGAAAGAGAAGTGACAACAGGATACGCATTCCAACTAAATGACGGCGCATATCTACTTATTTACTTACAATTAAACTAAAGGAGGGAAAAAAATGTCGACGTGAACGATGGAGGACAAAACGCGAAGGTTGCGCAGCAGAAAAGCCTCTTTTCAATCGAATATAATTATCTTGTCTATCGTATAAAAAAGCATACCGAAGGTACTATGGAACGAGTTTTTCCTGTTTTTTACATTCGAAATACGCAGCACCTTGATACACCAAAATTTAAATGCTGCTTTAAATTAATACGAGGGCGTCGGGTATCTTAGTTGCAAGGGAAGGTCATAACGAAATTGCCGATCATAAGCAAATTCTCTCTAATAAACTAGACTGTAATTAACAGGAGAAAGCAACAAATGcgtattatgtatttataaagatatagagCTGAAAAATTTTGATCGCCAATATATGAACTGTATTAGTATTGTCACGTTGCCATTAAACAAACTAACTGAAATTCGGATCTTTCTTATTACGATTATCTTATTTCGTTACGTTTAAAAGGTTTACGAAAATAGCATTATAGTTTATTTgctgttttaaatattattgttttttTAACGCTGTTGTCTATTATTACAATAGCAGTTCGAACATTATTACGTCGATAATGTTCATAACACGatataatatgtaaaaacatagttgcaaaaaattattgtaattgtcattcgaaaattaaaataaacaaaacTCGCGTAAATATACAGCTGCTAATTATAAAGCTATGGCATGtttaatatacgtataatatgtcTACTTTAAATGGATACACTCTATCATTTCTCTAACTATTGAGAAAATATTATTGAACATTATTGAATTCGTTTTGAAATACGTAATAAAGTGACATCAATATGATAATACCTAACAAATCGTATTAATATTCAAATCATTGGAAATAAGAATTTCAAAAATTCACGTATTCCAAACAACTTTTATGTAAAACATTATTTTCGCTCTTTCAGTGGTATGTATACGTTTAAGTCGGGCATACTATACTTATATTAGTTACATGTATCGCTAAACCGGGCTGTGATATTATTCACATAATTCAGATGACCAAAGGACATCCTTTTTTCATAATTATTTCTGTTTTGTTTATAATTTACAGCCAATATAGTACATAATATATGCGTTAATATGCATCTGTTCCTTCTCATATTACTTTTTGCTATCCTTTCCTTATTAATTAGTTGCCTTGATCTTACACTGCTGATAGATGTTCGATAGATCATTAAATTAGTAacaaaaattgtattaaatGCGATATCACTAGACTgtgaatgtttatgcaaatacCTATCTCTATAAACACTACTGAAAACATGGAACTTGAAGATTTTTATGACCAGCAGTACTTTATTTTCGGTACTTTGCACGTACAATATCTTTCTGTGTGTTATGTGCGTTCTGTACATTTTTGCATCTTGAAActtcccataaatgcatgaaCATCCGTAGTTTACCATTGATAAgtattattttacaataaatgAAGATAGATAACAATAGACAactaataatataacaaattttcgTTAATTCGCATTACCAAAAAGTATTGCAGGAAAACTAATATCTATTCTAATTCATAATCTACTATATCTGTTTATTTAATCCTTTATATAACTTAATCCTAATAATCTGACAAAGAAAGGGAGAAACGCTCCTCAGTAGGAAGGGGATAGTAGAAATTCCTCCAATAGTTTCTAgtattatattcataaataagGCGGATTTTCTTAGCGACGAAATGTAATAATCGTCAATTAAACATATTTGTTATACTTAATTGAATAAATGTGGCGGAGTTTTATCCTATCGAAACGATGGCGTTGTTAAAACCTGCTTAAAGCAAAAGGATGATAGTTTCTCTTGCCGCAATTCAATTTCATTTCGAAGACAATATCAATCTGCATACAGTACTACTAGCTTTCTTCGTAATCGCAGTTGAATCACGAGTTCGATCATTTTGTAACAGACTTTTGCTCATAAAAAGTCATGTTAATTTCGACTGTTAGACGAAGAAAATTTGTTCGGAACCGGGTCACATCTACAGACGCAACAGGAAGGGAAGAGAAACCAGTCCATGAAGATACCTTTGCAATCGTTGTCAGGGTCGTACGCAAGTAGTCGGTGCCATTTGTACTTTTGTTCGCAACCGCAATCGCCAGTACAGCGGTTTGTCTGAGTTTTCCTGCAAGAGGAAAGTTTTTGAAGAAAAGTTCCGATTTTGCGTAAAGTCACGTATGAAAACATACTTACGAGCAAACTTCTTGGTGAATAGCCTGCTCGAAATGCTGTGTGTTCACAATGGCACGAATTTTTCCAGCGCTGTTGCTGGCCCAATAAGGAGTTACAATTTCCACCTTCGATTCGCATGCATCAATTCTGAAAAATATTCGGCTGTTTAATACTTAACGTTACCACGTTTTTATTTGTCGTGgtaattttcttttctatctACAACGATAGTATTAGTATTGTTTTCGTGCTAATATTTCTCATTTGTCTTGTAgctataaataatagaaaaatgttacgtaaatataaattgtttggagctttattaaaaagttatagGAAAAATGCAAACTATAGAGAGACAATCACATAATCACTCCTTGTTGATACACAATTTTAAAATGTCCTCTGTTCCCACCAATGGATACAAGAATGTAGATggtaaaaaatgtaatttatcaGTCGACAGTGAGTCAACATTAATTCTTGGATAAACTTTTTCATATTCCAAGTTCTACATCCGAAAAGGTGCAGTGGTGTAAGCAAGCTAAAAATTTTTTCCTTTTGTCGTGTtctgttataattttataacgAAGCTTAAAACGACCTATTTTTGTATGATATTTATTTCTTGCTTATACACATTGGATATACTGATAAATTTTGGCCAGAAAAAAAATGGAACTTTCTATAAGTAAAAAACTGCATCGATAGAAGAAATCAATTCGAATTATTATCTTATGGAATAGTGGTATCTTGTCATTAGCGATTTTTAATGGACCTATAAACTCAAGCTCTCGAAGAAAGTACCTGCCACTGTCATTTCGATTCTTTCCAGGAGATTGTCGGGGATTTCTGGTCTTTCTGATATTAGCAAAATATGAGTCACCATCAGCCTCCATTTCCGGATCCAGTTCGTCATGAAAACTAGGTCCACCATCGGGGATATCATGCTTTGTAGCTTCTCTACTTTTTCGTCTCCTACGTGTCCGATGACTGGGCTCTCTTGTCGGAGAACCGTATCCTGAACTCATTTCGAAGTCACCGTACATTCTCTTCATTAACGCCTTATTTTCGTCAATAAAACGTTCTATCCGTTCTCTAAAAAGTATTTTATCGttttaaatttcattatcttATGAACACCTATTAAAAATTCTTAATGCGAGGAATATGTTGCATGAAACGAAACGTAATTGTATAAGAAATCTAATATAATTCTTCGTAAAGTTCAGGGTGTGAGAAAACTAGTTGTAAACTAAATCGATGAATATTATTACTTTTACTTGAGGCATTGAAAGCATGACATAAAATGGACGAAGATACATTTTTTCTGAATATGTGTTTATAGCGTTTATTTATTCCAATAAGCTGTATTAATCGTATAAACACGTAAGAACTCGATTTTTCTGCGTCAAAACCTGATAACATAACGAAATCAACTGTTGCGCTGGATATTCTGTGGTCACATTTATTGTAGACAACGAATCAGCTTGTTGAGTCGAAGTTAGTCCGCGTTTGCTCTCGATGCTTCAATTATAATACGGCTCATTGTCAACCAAACTTTTTCTTTCAGTTTTGAAGTGGcttctataaaaattttaattttcctaCAGAAAAATCGATAATTAGTAAACAAAGTTGTTTTTGAAGATTTGAAGATATCTGTAAAATGTCTTGCTTCTACTATTTCTAACTGTATTGCTAATAAtgttatatgtaatattatgaACTAAttacgttaaatactattatcaCATCATTACGTTAAATGTTACTACgaaatattgaatattaaatgtgATGACATATGATACTGCAAACGAGTATGAATCTTCCTTTATTTTACATCCAAGTCTAACTATGTCGTTTATGTCATAACAAATACCTATTAGTTATATGCTAAATACGTGGCAGGTAATATAATAAGATAATAACGTAAACGTAAAATATTACTACGTTGTTGTTACAGGTATTACATTGGATATGTGTTTCCGGCAGTTGGACAGAACAGCTGATGATATTTTTTAATGCACGGTACACCACGTACCAAATCTCCCCTTAATTCGACTCCCAGAGCAACGGAAAGTGCGGTCCAAAGAAtctataacaaaaatataatgtGTCTtaaattcgcaatattttattctataattTGTTGTCAACCATATAAACATCGCAAATCTCGTTATTCGTTGCTACAAATATGGGAAAATGATCAATTATTTCTTGTATACAGTCCTCGAGTTTCCATCTTCTACATCTATTATAACTTAAagtatattaatttttccatttctAAAATATATCACGCAGGTACCTCTATTGCACAACAAAACAGGCGCGGTTAGTTCGAAGGTTATTTAAAATCGATTAAATTTATGTTGTATATTTACTTAGTAATTACAGTAAATAGGTATACAGTTCGAGAAAGATTGTTCTAAAAAGTTGGACCAGTATAATATTAGTCGATATAATAGAAGATGCAATTTCGATATGAACGTAATAACTCGTACGTTACGTGATACGATGCGATTTACTTCGTCGCGAAAgatttcgaaataaaatatagaaaatactgcgatagaatatataaaattcttgtAGTTCTCAAAACAGAAATTCAAGATAATAACGGGGAAATACTAAATAGATAGGATATAAACGAGTGACGAAGATATGCACATAAAATGATCGACATCAAACAACCACGCCTCGTGTGAGTCGAGAGCGTGTTTGACCATTTCGATCGTCGTACACGTTCGCATTGTAGACACGAGCCGAAAGAACCACCCTTTGGTCGTTTCTATCTCTATTCAATCAAGGTTCGTATCAAAGAAATGTGAAACGACGTCTTCAATCAGAGAATATTCGTTAACACCTGCGCAATAACCGTACGATATGTACGGTTCGACATGTacatattttgtaaattatatagTATATGGCCTACGCATCCTCGTACTAGATGCTTTGTAGAATAAGGATGGTAAAGATATACGGAAAATACACTTCAGTAATGTCATGGAAACACCCACGATCAACCGCAAGGACGTCTTCATCGAGGAAACAATTGTCTCGTCGCGACAGATGTTgacttgaaataaaataatcgaaATGCGCATACGAAGATCGCAGGACGAAGATACAGGATCTGATCGAATAAAAGCGGAAACTATGCGATTCCTTGTGGATATGGTATGGTATCTGAATATGGTAAaagtgaaatttaatatttaataatatctaaCTTTATATCTATATCGCTGCACAACGTTTAACTTATACAAAATCAAAATTCTCATTTACTTCTGTGCATTTTGGTGTATTTTGTAGTTTATCTACGATCCACACAAATATAAACTTGTATATGAAAATCGATATATGAAAAAACATTTTCAACTATATTTAAGTTAATTGAACATACAAATATACACACACATTCTATATCATTCATAAATATCCGGATATTTTGACCGATTTGTGgtaacaatatttaaatacttttaaaaGATATTGATGTGTACACTAccgtacacgtatgtacattgATGTGTGCACATACAATATATACATCATGTTCcaaaataataccaaaaattgTATCATCCTACTTTATGAATAGAATTAAAGGAACAATGTTATATAGAAACTGAAGTTGTGAAAATAGCACTATATCAGCGATGCTTATCAGATCTGTATATTCTAACTATGTCTACGCTTTAAATTCATTGAAAACTTCTATTTTCGTGTTACACTCAAAGGGAAGATATGTGTTGTAACATTTGGgcttaaaaattttattctctGTTTATGAAGAAATCTGAGAAAAAAAATAACAGTCAGTTACTTATACTTCCGTTTAAAAGAATGAGAACACTTGTTTAGTATGATGAAAATGGTACTTGAAGTGTATCGTATCGAGTAAAGAATATATCCGATGAAAGTCATTTCAAGCCTTCAAAAGTAATAGAGAATTTTttaaagataatataaaaatgatatgAAACTAATAATTCGCTAATAATCGGATTGAATATATTTTGTAGTGAATACCAAATTACGAATTGCTTCAACATCGATATATCCTCGATTTGAAGTATTTAACTATTTGAAGTATAgtaaattttacataaatgcGCGTACATTCGCGATCAACGCCACGAATGATTATAATTATAGAATTGCTGATTTGTACCGGAAATCGGGTCCGTTAATGATTATCGTCCTACACTCACGGCTCCGTTGAAGAATCAGTAGGCGTCATTCAGTGACTCGAGTCAGTCTGGAACGTCGTATGTATGAGGAAAGTATGAGCAACGTGATGCATTGCCCGCCAGAAATGAATCACGCCGTGTTTCTACGCCAGTGAATTGTAATCTCTCACAcgaattgaattaaaaaattaagttACATGTGATAAGCAAACAGATAAAATGACACTTATGGTACATATTGATTTATAGCTCCATTATTTCACTGTACTCGTCTTGCAATTTTTTAATGCGTTAGATTAATAGTTAAGTGGTATGTAAATGGTAATTGTGAATATGAAAGTACTTTAATATGAGTTAGGAAATCAAAAAGAAAAAGTCGTATAAGCTCGTAGAGGTATTAGGATATTAAATTCAAGTAAATTCTGTTCTTATCGCGACAATACGATAGTACATTCTTAAATTTCTATAATCTTTTGTGATAAATCACtttcatataaatattatttattttatacctaCGATATTCACAAAACTTACTAATTTTAAATTACCACTTTGTATTGTATGCGATTTTGATATGAGTAAATGAAACATATGTTAAGCTCGACTTTCTGTCTAAGGAAGAAATATAATAACATCTATGCGGATGTTTTAATTATtggattttaaaataatttagtcTACTATActgaaaaaaattatataacataGAGATCTGTAATTGCTGAAAGAAGGAAATAAACGTAAAACTGACttgagaaaaaaatgaaaaaatgttttTAGATCTTTGTgccttttaatattttcttgttCACATATAATTGGTTATTAAATTGTTTGTATGTATTTCGAATCTTATTTGTACGAAACAATATATGAATTGGAAATCTAcgtaaagaaaataattatttattacatttgttACTACCAAATAAATGTTTCCTACTAATAACACTTTACAAAAGAAGCCAGTTTTTATGTTTGCATATTAATGTTCTGTTTTCTGTATTCAGAATACAACGGAAgtaacgaaataaaataaattcaacaGAATGAAAATATTGTCAAAGCGAAACTTTTtccattaattttatttgtttacaTGTGTGTTTAGTATACATGCAATTTATGAATACTCTGTGTGTGTGTCGCAgggaatataaaatattaaaatgtaataatattaaatacaattagttgaaaaaagaaagaaaatgaattttGTATACTTCTGAATGATTTAATAAGCTCCAAAATTttgcaatataaatttattgGCAATAACTATGCGAGTTAATGATAAAAAGGTTGGTTTCATTTAACGTGCGATTACatgtatagtatataatgcaattttttattcctattaggttgtaacataatatgaaaaatgcaatttttattaacattatattacaaaaatgctttaaatcatttatttatcttaatgaACATGTAATCATTATGAAATCTGAAGATCACATGTCGGTTGCGTAAGGACAGTTATAAAACTGAATGACTTACTCAATTTAAGTAAGATATGTTGATTTTATGGCATACtataataaaacatttatttatttaatgtacCATCAGTCTCTTGAAAAATTTCCAAACATTACCAATGTTTAGAAAATTCTCTCatataatgttattttattCATGTAGCTGGGTTTTTTACAAACATtaagtataaaatttaaatatttatattttatatttattcatcACGATATTCATTGCTCTATGCCAACCTCATGATTCTACTAACTAACCAACAATATctctaaataataataaaaataagcaaAAATACCTACTACATCCTTTTAATCATATGTATATTCCACATGCTCGTATGTACACATAATTATACATACAATGTTgaacaaaattataaatttaccaCGTTCTTGAACTATTCATTATTCCGTAGGAATGTACGAAATTAACGAGGGATGAATGTTGTGTTAcattcaattttatattatttacgtGAATAATAAATTAGAATGTCTAGTAAAAAATGCTGTTCATTATTTACACAAAAATTACTTGTGAAACGACAAATGAATTTGTATTGTTCTCTTATAGAAAACAATGCCATTTTTAAGTAATTGTAATAAAATAGTTCATAAGTTACTACTTAATAACGGATAACCTGTTAAAAAGTTTTCGTTTTCGTATTGCTAA
The Bombus affinis isolate iyBomAffi1 chromosome 2, iyBomAffi1.2, whole genome shotgun sequence genome window above contains:
- the LOC126928862 gene encoding uncharacterized protein LOC126928862, with the protein product MSSRLTWMLVIFGLVVLSQSGLALRCWDCASNNNILCSDPLNITEHQAAFYTKLCETGSYEPVKHVCRKIVRRENNERVVIRQCSTLNVDEGDITDGPCSTTMTSGRNIIESCHICSTDLCNSATGVSITQSLFIIALAIIGYRSLQSKYGIL
- the LOC126928861 gene encoding protein spaetzle 3; the protein is MSLVNFTLPYQSATPTPFFYGGQNGGQSTVNNLRLNAVLPPAPAPNFNDQEPFQNEPYIPPAAYQQQQQQQQQQRQRQSTVNRQRNTNTFVEDSSFSSTQDNRYANYNQDFRRTQPRQQQQQMRPPPSLPQQQQRVSVERDQDNFRTSRMPEQESYPDRPNGYTRVNGESGPGTKTSIHAVLDYDDDFDDYYDDKDPEIPRDAHVTPIQGPIFLKNGSVPVVPLYSYPQLNNGTFVQIPILWTALSVALGVELRGDLVRGVPCIKKYHQLFCPTAGNTYPIERIERFIDENKALMKRMYGDFEMSSGYGSPTREPSHRTRRRRKSREATKHDIPDGGPSFHDELDPEMEADGDSYFANIRKTRNPRQSPGKNRNDSGRIDACESKVEIVTPYWASNSAGKIRAIVNTQHFEQAIHQEVCSKTQTNRCTGDCGCEQKYKWHRLLAYDPDNDCKGIFMDWFLFPSCCVCRCDPVPNKFSSSNSRN